Genomic window (Verrucomicrobiota bacterium):
AATTCGAATCGTTCAAATTCAGGTAACGTCCGGCTTGCCGCGTACATACCCTTCCGAAACAATCGCGCGGCCTTGTACACCTCCAGGTCTTCAAAAGTTCTGAATGATTTCGCAACGGCCTCCATAGCCCCCTCATTTAACGATTTAACCCTTTTAACTCATTTAACCAGATCACTCCCCCCTCGTCACGACAGGCGGCTGCCACACCTTTTCGTTATGCGGCGGCTCCAGATCATGCGCGCCGTACCGGGGAATCGTGAATTCACTTGGCGTTTCGGGGTCGAGATGCCGCGCGCGGTCTGCTCCGAACAGCTTCTGCGCATCGATCCGGCGTTGCAGCGTCATGAACGCGTGCAGCAAAGCTTCGGGCCGGGGCGGACAGCCTGGAATATGCACGTCCACCGGGATGTATCGGTCGATGCCCTTGAGCACGTTGTAGCCCTGCTTGAACGGTCCGCCGGAAATGGCGCATGCGCCCATGGCGATCACGTATTTCGGCTCCGGCATCTGGTTGTAAAGCCGCACCACCTGCGGCGCCATCTTCTTTGTGACGGTCCCGGCAACGATCATCAAGTCGGCCTGGCGGGGAGAAGGCCGGAAAACTTCCGCGCCAAACCGGGCCAGATCCCAGCGCGCCATGCACGCGGCGATCATTTCGATCGCGCAGCACGCCAGCCCGAAATTCAGCGGCCAGACCGAGTTGAGCCGGCTCCAATTGTAAAGCCCCTCGATCGTGGTCGTAAAAATCCCTTGCTTGCTCAACTCACTTCGCAGTCCTTCGTCCATGTAGTTCATTAACTCTTTTAACCCATATAACCGCCCCCGGATTTACTTCCACACCAGCACCCCTTTCTGCCACGCCCAAACTAATCCCTCTGCGAGCAACAAAAGAAATATCATCATGGCCACGAAAGCCCCAA
Coding sequences:
- a CDS encoding NADH-quinone oxidoreductase subunit B; this encodes MDEGLRSELSKQGIFTTTIEGLYNWSRLNSVWPLNFGLACCAIEMIAACMARWDLARFGAEVFRPSPRQADLMIVAGTVTKKMAPQVVRLYNQMPEPKYVIAMGACAISGGPFKQGYNVLKGIDRYIPVDVHIPGCPPRPEALLHAFMTLQRRIDAQKLFGADRARHLDPETPSEFTIPRYGAHDLEPPHNEKVWQPPVVTRGE